TTAATCCAGTCAGAAAATGGATTGCCATAAAATAAGGTGCAATTGAGCGTTGCCGTAGATTCTACAAAAAAATGATTTAAATCTAAGGCTTGAGAGAGCGTTATATTTAGCATATCAAAATTATTATCTACATCCAATTTACAATTATTATTTCACAGTTAGTATAAAAATAAATTTAAAATTAGAATTAAGATCTTAATAATCAACCCAATGAGGATTGAACCTGTTATTATTCGGGCTTCAGCATAGCCTGTTTAAAATAGATAAGGTGATGTTCAATCGATTTGCTCCAATACTCGGTATTGTGGTCGCCGGGACCGGAAATAAAAGTGGCAGGGATCTTTAGGCTATCGACGACAGACTTTAACTGAATGGTATTCCGATATAAAATATCCTCCGTACCACAATCAAAAATGAATGCCCGTTTAAAGGTCGGATGCTTCTGCAACAGGTTCACAATACCATAAGCTGTCCAGCTGTTCTTTTCCGGATCTCCAATCACATTTCTGAGGTCATTTATCAATCGGTCCGTTCCCCAGAATTGCTGGCTGACCTGCCGGTAATAAGCGAAATCCGGAAATAACGCCCCACTGGTTGAACCGGCAGTATTAAAATACTCCGGATGCAGGATAAAATAGCGGAGTGCCCCGTAACCACCCATACTCAATCCACTGATAAAGATATTTTTCCGGTCTATATTAAAAGAACGGTGAATCAGTGGCACCAGGTCTTTAAAGAAAAAGTCTTCATATTGAGATCTGACATCATTGGGACTATTCAA
This region of Pedobacter steynii genomic DNA includes:
- a CDS encoding alpha/beta hydrolase — translated: MKSLLINLSFFLMISIEVTAQQQLMVKTNYLAQSDPVLVFKPDGYHAEKSYPLVYLLHGYSENYQQWSKTTDVQAMANKYQMIVVCPDGFVSYYLNSPNDVRSQYEDFFFKDLVPLIHRSFNIDRKNIFISGLSMGGYGALRYFILHPEYFNTAGSTSGALFPDFAYYRQVSQQFWGTDRLINDLRNVIGDPEKNSWTAYGIVNLLQKHPTFKRAFIFDCGTEDILYRNTIQLKSVVDSLKIPATFISGPGDHNTEYWSKSIEHHLIYFKQAMLKPE